One segment of Pristis pectinata isolate sPriPec2 chromosome 3, sPriPec2.1.pri, whole genome shotgun sequence DNA contains the following:
- the mmachc gene encoding LOW QUALITY PROTEIN: cyanocobalamin reductase / alkylcobalamin dealkylase (The sequence of the model RefSeq protein was modified relative to this genomic sequence to represent the inferred CDS: deleted 1 base in 1 codon), which translates to MSALLQRRLDELLSPFGFQCDPFKISWYNAVVQPCFRLQYPEDTLAFVVLSTPQMFERAFKPFIAVMQLSDVRDPIDECVAHYFSLVRKNFPDHRIVAIHDFELLPNRRPKVLVQSAAHVAGAAYYYQMKNMQQNPWGEKKICGVCIHPRYGGWFAIRGVVIFPDVQDPSLEQKLPMDCVSTDEKKIELLKRFNFHWQDWTYRDIIDVEERYSEEQKQYFATPPAERFKLLGLKSDC; encoded by the exons ATGTCGGCTTTACTGCAGCGGCGCTTGGATGAGCTGCTGAGTCCATTTGGTTTTCAGTGCGACCCCTTCAAG ATTAGTTGGTATAATGCTGTGGTACAGCCTTGTTTTCGTCTACAATATCCAGAGGACACTTTGGCCTTTGTTGTTCTCAGCACACCCCAGATGTTTGAGAGAGCTTTCAAACCTTTCATTGCAGTCATGCAATTATCTGATGTCCGGGATCCTATTGATGAATGTGTTGCTCATTATTTCTCTCTAGTGAGGAAA AATTTCCCTGATCACAGGATTGTAGCTATCCATGACTTTGAGCTACTTCCTAATCGAAGGCCAAAGGTTTTGGTACAGTCAGCTGCACATGTGGCTGGAGCAGCCTATTATTACCAAATGAAGAATATGCAGCAAAACCCTTGGGGAGAAAAA AAAATATGTGGAGTCTGCATTCATCCACGCTACGGAGGCTGGTTTGCAATACGAGGAGTC GTGATATTTCCAGATGTCCAGGACCCATCCCTTGAGCAAAAGCTGCCCATGGACTGTGTTTCAACAGATGAAAAAAAGATTGAACTGCTCAAAAGGTTTAATTTTCACTGGCAGGACTGGACCTACAGAGATATTATTGATGTAGAGGAAAGGTACTCTGAAGAACAAAAGCAGTACTTTGCTACACCTCCTGCTGAAAGATTTAAACTGCTTGGACTGAAAAGTGATTGTTAA